Proteins co-encoded in one Bacillus infantis NRRL B-14911 genomic window:
- a CDS encoding glycosyltransferase family 4 protein gives MKILIVSYYPQPSVGGIWTYVSKLVNRLRSLNHEVSILSMNLKTYNYRIHDRIEELTEQSAFSSSEILKAYPDYNPDSFIFQTEVYRYSLYNAARYYGLEDYDVIYAQDVMSAGVIGRIKPSKVPMVMSAHGYLLGEILFYLKSKFPNASDETLQKTEVYNFFQSLEKLGYYYCDMIHSQSQWMRELIVNGSQVPEEKVVLFPYGVDTSSILETFGTSEKLDTGGKKIIIFTGRLVTLKGVNTLISALGMLVKERQDWECWILGDGEEKTNLEQQCSNLGITSSVKFFGNVKNVFPYLKSADIFVLPGLQDTQPHSVMEAQLAGLPVIVSDATGLPEMVQHQINGFIFRAHNIEALKIQLHFLLDDAKKRREFGEQSIRWALNKWDYNLMAENVLTMFTQAISKSQFNS, from the coding sequence ATGAAAATATTGATTGTATCCTATTATCCTCAACCCTCAGTAGGAGGCATTTGGACGTACGTGTCCAAGCTGGTTAATCGATTACGCTCACTTAACCATGAGGTGTCTATCCTTAGCATGAATCTCAAAACGTATAATTACAGAATTCATGACAGGATTGAAGAGCTTACTGAACAGAGTGCCTTTTCTTCTAGCGAAATTTTAAAAGCATATCCAGATTACAATCCGGATAGCTTTATATTTCAAACAGAGGTGTATCGGTACTCTCTTTATAATGCTGCTAGATATTATGGTCTGGAAGACTATGATGTAATTTATGCTCAGGATGTCATGTCAGCGGGAGTAATAGGAAGAATTAAACCCTCTAAAGTCCCTATGGTAATGAGCGCACATGGATATTTGCTAGGTGAAATTTTATTTTATCTTAAGAGTAAATTCCCAAATGCCTCAGATGAAACTCTCCAAAAAACTGAAGTATATAATTTTTTTCAATCTCTTGAAAAGCTGGGGTATTATTACTGTGACATGATTCATTCCCAATCCCAATGGATGAGAGAGCTGATAGTAAACGGCTCACAAGTTCCGGAGGAAAAAGTTGTCTTATTCCCTTACGGAGTAGATACAAGCAGCATTCTTGAAACATTTGGAACCAGTGAAAAGTTGGATACTGGGGGAAAGAAAATCATTATATTCACAGGCAGGCTTGTAACCTTAAAGGGTGTGAACACCCTCATATCAGCTCTTGGCATGCTGGTTAAGGAAAGGCAAGATTGGGAGTGCTGGATTTTGGGAGATGGCGAGGAAAAAACTAATTTGGAACAGCAGTGCAGCAACCTTGGGATTACAAGTTCAGTAAAGTTTTTTGGAAACGTCAAGAATGTTTTCCCATATCTAAAAAGTGCTGATATTTTTGTCCTTCCAGGATTGCAGGACACCCAGCCTCATTCAGTCATGGAAGCACAGTTAGCCGGGCTACCAGTTATCGTAAGTGATGCTACTGGTCTCCCCGAAATGGTTCAGCATCAGATAAACGGATTTATTTTTCGGGCTCATAACATTGAGGCTTTGAAAATTCAGCTTCATTTTCTCCTGGATGACGCAAAAAAAAGGCGTGAGTTTGGAGAACAGTCCATCCGATGGGCATTGAATAAATGGGACTATAATTTGATGGCAGAAAATGTCCTTACAATGTTCACTCAAGCAATCTCAAAAAGTCAGTTTAATTCATAA
- a CDS encoding N-acetylmuramoyl-L-alanine amidase, giving the protein MVKIFIDPGHGGTDSGAAGNSLQEKNLTLQIATRIKNILTSEYDNVSILMSRTGDTLPTLNERTSKANAWGADFFLSIHVNAGGGTGYEDYIYPGAGSRTSTYQSTIHAEVLKLVNFTDRGKKSGNFHVLRESNMPALLTENGFIDNVNDAAKLKSASFLESIARGHVNGIVKCFNLPKKATAVFHTVVAGDTVYGLSKRYGSTINQIRQWNNLDGSYTIYVGQRLRVK; this is encoded by the coding sequence ATGGTAAAGATTTTTATTGATCCGGGTCATGGCGGTACAGATTCAGGAGCAGCAGGAAATAGTCTGCAAGAGAAAAACCTGACGCTTCAAATTGCCACAAGAATTAAAAATATATTGACATCAGAATATGACAATGTTTCCATCTTAATGAGCCGTACTGGTGATACCTTACCGACACTTAATGAACGGACAAGCAAAGCGAATGCCTGGGGGGCAGATTTTTTCCTGTCCATCCATGTCAACGCCGGAGGCGGGACAGGTTATGAGGACTACATTTATCCAGGTGCCGGTTCTCGAACTTCTACCTACCAGTCCACCATTCATGCAGAAGTTCTGAAGCTGGTCAATTTTACTGATCGGGGAAAGAAGAGCGGGAATTTTCATGTGCTCAGGGAATCGAATATGCCGGCACTTTTAACGGAGAATGGGTTCATTGATAATGTTAATGATGCAGCCAAGTTGAAGTCAGCTTCTTTCTTAGAGTCGATTGCCCGCGGCCATGTGAATGGAATCGTGAAGTGCTTTAATCTGCCTAAGAAAGCAACTGCAGTTTTTCACACAGTTGTTGCAGGCGATACGGTGTATGGATTAAGCAAGAGATACGGCAGCACAATAAATCAAATCAGACAATGGAATAATCTTGATGGCAGCTATACCATATATGTTGGCCAGCGCCTTAGAGTAAAATAA
- a CDS encoding helix-turn-helix domain-containing protein, with amino-acid sequence MKRDWLITLRKNKNLTQADVADSIFIDRAYYSQIESGTRNPSVDISRNLAKVLDINPSLLLSDLAAFQEVFTRTKCMLAHSDLDLRYTWIFDSANQEEVNQFIGARDDELSFCIDSQKLISLKQRVLDTKETSGTFAEYEYNNEVHTHYIVGYPLLGEEGELIGIGTFGIKINALGL; translated from the coding sequence ATGAAACGCGACTGGCTGATAACGCTTAGAAAAAATAAAAATCTGACTCAAGCGGACGTGGCAGACTCGATTTTTATCGACCGGGCCTATTATTCGCAGATCGAATCTGGTACAAGAAATCCCAGTGTGGATATAAGCAGGAACCTTGCTAAGGTTTTAGATATAAACCCTTCGCTTCTATTGTCTGATTTAGCCGCCTTTCAAGAGGTGTTCACGCGAACGAAATGCATGCTTGCGCATAGTGACCTTGATCTGAGATATACATGGATTTTTGATTCGGCCAATCAGGAGGAAGTCAATCAGTTTATCGGTGCAAGGGATGATGAATTAAGCTTTTGCATCGATTCCCAAAAATTGATCTCTCTTAAACAAAGAGTACTAGATACCAAAGAAACATCAGGAACATTCGCAGAATATGAATATAACAATGAAGTACACACTCATTATATAGTAGGATATCCCCTGCTAGGGGAAGAAGGCGAATTAATTGGCATTGGTACATTTGGGATCAAAATAAATGCTTTGGGTTTATAA
- a CDS encoding YneB family resolvase-like protein, with protein MKAVIYCRVSTTKEAQETSLERQEEELTALAGEKGFEVAAIIREQASGYDLERDGVLELLDLIKDEGIKAVLIQDETRLGRGNAKIALLHFIYKEGAVLYSISHNGELQLSESDSMVLNIVSMVEEYQRKLHNIKIKRGMKRAVDKGFRPEKNLKNLGEHSGRERIEVPIEEIVRLRASRLTFSEIAATLRGFGYPISKATVHRRYQEYIDAQEE; from the coding sequence ATGAAAGCAGTAATCTATTGCAGGGTATCGACAACAAAAGAAGCGCAGGAAACATCCCTGGAGAGGCAGGAGGAGGAACTGACTGCGCTTGCCGGGGAAAAAGGCTTTGAAGTAGCCGCGATCATCAGGGAACAGGCAAGCGGGTATGACCTGGAGAGGGACGGTGTACTCGAGCTTCTTGATCTTATAAAGGATGAAGGCATCAAAGCGGTCCTTATCCAGGATGAAACGAGGCTCGGAAGGGGCAATGCCAAAATCGCCCTGCTTCACTTCATATATAAAGAGGGCGCTGTGCTCTACAGCATTTCCCACAATGGTGAGCTGCAGCTTTCCGAATCAGATTCCATGGTTCTTAATATCGTCTCGATGGTGGAAGAATATCAGCGCAAGCTGCATAATATCAAGATCAAAAGAGGCATGAAAAGGGCAGTGGACAAAGGATTCAGGCCAGAGAAGAACCTGAAGAATCTGGGGGAGCACTCTGGAAGGGAACGGATCGAGGTTCCAATAGAAGAAATTGTCCGCCTGAGAGCCAGCAGGCTGACATTTTCGGAGATCGCGGCAACTCTCAGGGGCTTCGGCTATCCCATTTCCAAGGCGACAGTGCACAGGCGCTATCAGGAATACATAGATGCACAGGAAGAGTAA
- a CDS encoding methionine gamma-lyase family protein, protein MFQHLEYGSRIQELASQAEEKIASVHKKIDQRIEANQFRVLESFQHYKVSDSHFIPSTGYGYDDIGRDTLEEIYARVFGGEAGLVRPQIISGTHAISTALFGILRPGDELLYMTGKPYDTLEEIVGIRGKGTGSLKEFGISYSSVPLGEAGYVDFEAVRSAIKPNTKMIGIQRSKGYAVRPSFTISQIKEMIEFVKGIKPDAVVFVDNCYGEFIEEMEPCHVGADLMAGSLIKNPGGGLAKTGGYIVGKKELVEACSYRMTSPGIGAEAGASLYSLQEMYQGFFLAPHVAGQALKGAVFTAALLEMLGMNSSPKWDAERTDLIQSVQFDDRDKMVAFCQAIQYASPINSHVTPYPAYMPGYEDDVIMAAGTFIQGASIELTADGPTRPPYVAYVQGGLTYSHVKIAVCTAVNLLAKKGLIQL, encoded by the coding sequence ATGTTTCAGCATTTAGAATACGGAAGCCGGATTCAAGAACTGGCTTCACAGGCAGAAGAAAAAATTGCATCCGTTCATAAAAAGATTGACCAAAGAATCGAAGCCAACCAGTTCAGGGTGCTTGAAAGCTTTCAGCATTATAAGGTAAGCGATTCTCATTTCATTCCTTCGACAGGCTATGGGTATGATGATATCGGAAGGGATACACTTGAAGAAATATATGCGAGGGTGTTCGGAGGGGAAGCAGGTCTTGTAAGGCCGCAGATCATCTCAGGAACACATGCCATCTCTACCGCTCTTTTCGGTATCCTCCGCCCAGGGGATGAACTGCTTTATATGACCGGTAAACCTTATGATACCCTTGAAGAAATCGTCGGCATCAGAGGCAAAGGGACAGGCTCTCTGAAGGAATTCGGCATAAGCTACAGCAGCGTTCCGCTCGGTGAGGCTGGCTATGTGGATTTTGAAGCCGTCAGGAGCGCCATTAAGCCGAATACGAAGATGATCGGAATACAGCGGTCTAAAGGCTATGCTGTCAGGCCTTCTTTTACAATTTCCCAGATCAAGGAAATGATTGAGTTTGTAAAAGGAATCAAGCCGGACGCGGTCGTCTTTGTGGACAATTGCTATGGGGAATTCATCGAGGAAATGGAGCCTTGCCATGTTGGCGCTGACCTGATGGCCGGATCCCTCATCAAGAATCCAGGCGGCGGCCTTGCCAAAACCGGCGGCTATATTGTCGGCAAAAAGGAATTGGTTGAGGCTTGCTCTTACAGAATGACATCGCCAGGGATCGGTGCGGAAGCGGGAGCCTCCCTATACAGTCTCCAGGAGATGTACCAGGGATTCTTCCTTGCTCCGCATGTTGCCGGCCAAGCACTGAAAGGGGCAGTATTCACTGCGGCACTGCTTGAAATGCTCGGGATGAATTCTTCGCCAAAATGGGATGCAGAGAGGACAGACCTGATTCAATCCGTCCAGTTCGATGACCGGGATAAAATGGTGGCATTCTGCCAGGCCATTCAATATGCATCTCCGATCAATTCCCATGTAACCCCTTATCCTGCTTATATGCCGGGCTATGAAGATGATGTGATCATGGCGGCAGGCACATTCATCCAGGGTGCGAGCATTGAGCTTACCGCCGATGGACCGACGCGTCCGCCGTATGTGGCCTATGTCCAGGGGGGGCTCACATACTCGCATGTAAAAATTGCCGTATGCACAGCGGTCAACCTTTTAGCAAAAAAGGGTTTAATACAACTTTAA
- the lexA gene encoding transcriptional repressor LexA: protein MAKISKRQQDILEFIKEEVKAKGYPPSVREIGEAVGLASSSTVHGHLARLESKGMIRRDPTKPRAIEILELDETSHIPRNNVVNVPILGKVTAGQPITAIENVEEFFPLPESMAPAAEQVFMLEIMGESMIEAGILDGDYVIVRQQQSANNGDIVVAMTDEDEATVKRFFKERDYIRLQPENSTMEPIILRNVSILGKVIGVYRHIH from the coding sequence ATGGCTAAAATATCAAAAAGGCAGCAGGATATACTCGAATTTATCAAGGAAGAAGTGAAAGCGAAGGGCTATCCCCCTTCAGTCAGGGAAATTGGGGAAGCAGTCGGCCTGGCCTCCAGCTCGACTGTGCATGGGCATCTTGCCCGCCTTGAAAGCAAAGGGATGATCAGAAGGGATCCGACAAAGCCGCGTGCAATTGAAATCCTGGAGCTTGATGAAACATCTCACATTCCAAGGAATAATGTCGTCAACGTTCCTATCCTCGGGAAGGTTACAGCAGGACAGCCGATCACTGCGATTGAAAATGTAGAAGAGTTCTTCCCGCTTCCTGAAAGCATGGCACCGGCAGCCGAACAGGTCTTCATGCTTGAAATCATGGGTGAAAGTATGATTGAAGCCGGCATCCTTGACGGAGACTATGTCATCGTCCGCCAGCAGCAGTCAGCCAACAATGGCGATATCGTCGTTGCAATGACAGATGAGGATGAAGCAACTGTCAAGCGTTTCTTCAAGGAAAGGGATTATATCAGGCTTCAGCCTGAAAACTCTACAATGGAGCCTATCATTCTCAGGAATGTTTCCATTCTTGGCAAGGTCATTGGCGTCTACCGCCATATCCACTGA
- a CDS encoding DUF896 domain-containing protein has translation MLPKDKMARINELANKAKTAGLTNEEAKEQTKLRSEYLQTFRSNMLTTLKGVTIMDPKGNDVTPKKIKKLREDEKKRLH, from the coding sequence ATGCTGCCTAAAGATAAAATGGCCAGAATCAATGAGCTGGCAAACAAAGCTAAGACCGCAGGGCTGACGAATGAAGAGGCAAAGGAACAGACAAAGCTTCGCAGCGAGTATCTGCAGACATTCCGTTCCAATATGCTCACAACCTTAAAAGGTGTAACCATCATGGATCCAAAGGGGAATGACGTTACACCGAAAAAGATAAAAAAGCTGCGTGAGGACGAGAAGAAGCGCCTTCATTAA
- a CDS encoding IseA DL-endopeptidase inhibitor family protein, with protein sequence MKKLLSILLAAVALFTFSLGASAKSASGDLSSKKAVELAQSARVHHWNAMNGHIPSKKNTACSIKTFQYKGTEYRYLCSEINTKAKLTKYLNESFTLNAIDKGYKKYRFIEYKGKMAQPNADGGSLLQWNKAKAKLIYSRKDIRQFEFTVPYGEKQHEKKKVTFVKVRGKWQINAFDAVR encoded by the coding sequence ATGAAAAAATTATTATCCATCCTGCTGGCTGCTGTCGCCCTGTTTACTTTCAGCCTTGGCGCCTCGGCCAAATCCGCGAGCGGAGATTTAAGCAGCAAAAAAGCAGTCGAACTGGCGCAGAGCGCACGTGTGCATCACTGGAATGCTATGAACGGACATATCCCATCTAAGAAGAATACAGCCTGCTCCATCAAGACTTTTCAGTACAAAGGCACAGAATATCGCTACCTTTGCAGTGAAATCAATACGAAAGCAAAGCTGACCAAGTACCTTAACGAATCTTTCACCTTAAATGCAATCGATAAAGGCTACAAGAAATACAGATTCATTGAGTATAAAGGAAAAATGGCACAGCCAAATGCCGATGGCGGCAGCCTGCTCCAGTGGAATAAAGCTAAGGCAAAGCTGATCTATTCCAGGAAAGATATCCGCCAGTTTGAATTCACGGTGCCTTACGGCGAAAAGCAGCATGAAAAGAAAAAGGTTACGTTTGTAAAGGTACGCGGGAAGTGGCAAATCAATGCTTTTGATGCAGTGAGATAG
- the hflX gene encoding GTPase HflX, with amino-acid sequence MENKTKFERVILVGCQTGEDDRHFQYSMEELASLTETANGKVLAELSQKRERIHPSTYIGKGKVEELKMLEEELGADLIIFNDELSPSQVRNVSNEVNSRVIDRTQLILDIFAQRARSKEGKLQVELAQLQYLLPRLGGQGIQLSRLGAGIGTRGPGETKLESDRRHIRRKIDDIKSQLSVIVQHRDRYRERRKKNKAFQIALVGYTNAGKSTLFNRLAEAESFEENQLFATLDPMTRKLILPSGYLALATDTVGFIQDLPTTLVAAFRSTLEEVSEADLLLHVIDSSNPDYFQHEKTVNKLLEDLDIQHIPQLAVYNKSDQVHPDFVPSAKTESVVISAFADQDRSMLKRKIEELVLGMMKPYQVEIPSTEGRLLSQLKNETILRELSFQEETEVYLCKGYALEDHQITGELNKYTV; translated from the coding sequence TTGGAAAATAAAACGAAATTCGAAAGGGTTATTCTCGTAGGCTGCCAGACTGGCGAGGACGACAGGCATTTCCAGTATTCAATGGAAGAGCTTGCCTCATTGACAGAAACAGCCAACGGCAAGGTGCTCGCCGAGCTGTCCCAGAAAAGAGAAAGAATCCATCCTTCTACATATATAGGAAAAGGCAAGGTTGAAGAATTAAAGATGCTTGAGGAAGAGCTTGGAGCAGACCTGATCATCTTCAATGATGAACTTTCACCAAGCCAGGTCAGGAATGTTTCCAATGAAGTGAACAGCAGGGTCATTGACCGGACTCAGCTGATCCTTGATATTTTCGCACAGCGGGCCAGGTCGAAGGAAGGGAAGCTGCAGGTTGAGCTTGCCCAGCTACAGTATCTGCTCCCAAGGCTTGGCGGGCAGGGTATCCAGCTTTCCAGGCTTGGTGCTGGGATCGGGACAAGGGGGCCGGGGGAAACGAAGCTTGAATCCGACCGCCGCCATATCCGCAGGAAGATCGATGATATTAAGTCCCAGCTGTCTGTCATTGTGCAGCACAGGGACAGATACCGCGAGCGCCGCAAAAAAAATAAAGCGTTCCAGATCGCCCTTGTCGGCTACACAAATGCCGGGAAATCGACCCTGTTCAACCGGCTTGCCGAAGCTGAATCCTTTGAAGAGAACCAGCTCTTTGCGACGCTTGATCCGATGACAAGGAAGCTCATCCTCCCAAGCGGTTATCTGGCGCTTGCAACCGACACGGTCGGGTTCATTCAGGATCTGCCGACAACGCTTGTTGCAGCCTTCAGGTCGACGCTTGAGGAAGTGAGTGAAGCAGATCTGCTGCTACATGTCATTGATTCATCAAATCCGGATTATTTTCAGCATGAAAAGACCGTGAACAAGCTGCTCGAGGATCTTGATATCCAGCACATCCCGCAGCTGGCGGTTTATAATAAAAGTGACCAGGTGCATCCGGATTTCGTTCCATCGGCAAAGACCGAATCCGTTGTGATCAGCGCATTTGCGGATCAGGACCGCAGCATGCTGAAGCGGAAAATCGAGGAGCTTGTCCTGGGCATGATGAAGCCTTATCAGGTAGAAATTCCGTCAACTGAAGGCAGATTGCTGTCGCAGCTGAAAAACGAAACCATATTGAGGGAGCTCTCATTCCAGGAAGAGACAGAGGTTTATCTCTGCAAAGGATATGCCCTTGAAGATCACCAGATCACTGGAGAATTAAATAAATACACAGTATAA
- a CDS encoding DUF4257 domain-containing protein, which translates to MWQHVVFAIFIGGLVGAVGHLKKHGKLIMPKRTKQFIYLGFLEEMVLGSLASALLVFSSDASSLLKVAFLSMLAGLGGEALIRSLDLIRAEKK; encoded by the coding sequence ATGTGGCAGCATGTCGTCTTCGCAATATTCATTGGTGGCCTTGTCGGCGCGGTTGGGCATCTTAAGAAGCACGGGAAGCTGATCATGCCGAAAAGAACAAAGCAATTCATCTATCTCGGCTTTTTGGAGGAAATGGTATTAGGATCACTCGCCTCAGCGCTGCTTGTGTTTTCATCAGATGCAAGCTCCCTCTTAAAGGTAGCATTCCTGTCCATGCTGGCAGGACTTGGCGGTGAAGCTCTGATCCGCAGCCTTGACCTCATCAGGGCCGAAAAGAAATGA
- a CDS encoding trimeric intracellular cation channel family protein: MTWEVLSMIGTIAFAVSGAIIAMEEEYDILGVYILGIVTAFGGGAIRNILIGVPVSALWEQGMFFQIALLSITAVFLFPNNLLRHWQKWGNFFDAIGLSAFAIQGAIYASEMGHPLSAVIVAAVLTGSGGGIIRDLLAGRKPLVLRSEIYAVWAILCGFAIGLGLADSAVALYSLFVSITLLRVLSYTYHWKLPARRLGAARQ; this comes from the coding sequence ATGACTTGGGAAGTATTGAGCATGATTGGCACGATTGCTTTTGCAGTAAGCGGCGCGATCATTGCCATGGAAGAAGAATATGATATTTTAGGGGTTTACATACTCGGGATTGTGACAGCGTTTGGCGGAGGCGCCATCCGCAACATTCTGATCGGGGTACCGGTTTCAGCCCTTTGGGAGCAGGGGATGTTCTTCCAGATTGCCCTGCTGTCCATTACAGCGGTATTTCTGTTCCCTAATAATCTGTTAAGGCACTGGCAAAAATGGGGGAACTTCTTTGATGCAATCGGCCTTTCTGCCTTTGCGATCCAGGGTGCGATTTACGCATCGGAAATGGGCCATCCGCTCAGCGCTGTCATCGTGGCTGCTGTCCTGACAGGAAGCGGCGGAGGCATCATCCGCGACCTTCTTGCCGGAAGGAAGCCTCTGGTGCTGAGATCGGAAATCTACGCAGTCTGGGCCATCCTCTGCGGCTTTGCCATCGGGCTCGGGCTGGCAGACTCGGCCGTTGCATTATACAGCCTGTTTGTGTCCATCACCCTTCTCCGGGTGCTGTCATACACCTATCACTGGAAGCTTCCGGCGAGGCGGCTTGGCGCAGCCAGGCAATAA
- a CDS encoding MerR family transcriptional regulator, translated as MKGSEIRRSMPLFPIGTVMQLTELTARQIRYYEEHQLISPARTDGNRRLFSLNDIDKLLEIKDLIDQGVNMAGIKQLFAMQEQTLSAEVQQQAEKVRRDLSDDELRKLLRQEMMQAGRFNRHSLRQGDMSRFFH; from the coding sequence ATGAAAGGCAGTGAAATACGCCGTTCCATGCCGCTATTTCCAATTGGGACTGTAATGCAGCTGACTGAGCTGACGGCCAGGCAGATCCGCTATTACGAAGAGCACCAATTGATTTCTCCAGCACGAACTGACGGAAATAGACGGCTTTTTTCCTTAAATGATATTGATAAGCTCCTGGAGATCAAGGATTTGATCGATCAGGGAGTCAATATGGCGGGAATCAAGCAATTATTCGCCATGCAGGAACAAACATTATCAGCTGAAGTACAGCAGCAAGCAGAAAAAGTAAGGCGCGATTTGTCTGATGATGAATTGAGAAAGCTCCTGAGGCAGGAAATGATGCAGGCCGGCCGATTCAACCGGCATTCACTCCGCCAGGGAGATATGTCCCGCTTTTTCCATTAA
- the glnA gene encoding type I glutamate--ammonia ligase gives MANYTKDDIKRIAEEENVKFIRLQFTDILGTIKNVEIPISQLEKALDNKMMFDGSSIEGFVRIEESDMLLYPDLSTWVVFPWTAEKGKVARLICDIYNPDMTPFDGDPRNNLRRILDEMKELGFTDFNLGPEPEFFLFKLDQQGEPTLELNDNGGYFDLAPTDLGENCRRDIVLELEEMGFEIEASHHEVAPGQHEIDFKYADALTACDQIQTFKLVVKTIARKHGLHATFMPKPLFGVNGSGMHCNMSLFNEGKNSFYDTTGNLELSDTARQFIAGIIKHAPAFTAVTNPTVNSYKRLVPGYEAPCYVAWSARNRSPLIRIPASRGMSTRVEVRSVDPAANPYLAMAVLLKAGLDGIKNKLTPPAPVDRNIYVMNKEERVAEGIEDLPATLAQALDQLKSNEIMVSALGEHIFEHFIEAKEIEWDMFRTQVHPWEREQYLQMY, from the coding sequence ATGGCTAACTACACTAAAGATGACATTAAACGTATTGCTGAAGAAGAAAACGTAAAATTTATCCGCCTTCAATTTACGGATATCCTCGGAACAATCAAAAACGTGGAAATCCCGATTTCCCAGCTTGAAAAAGCGCTGGACAACAAAATGATGTTCGACGGCTCTTCCATCGAAGGCTTCGTCCGCATTGAAGAATCAGATATGCTTCTGTATCCTGACCTCAGCACTTGGGTTGTATTCCCTTGGACAGCTGAAAAGGGCAAGGTTGCCCGCCTGATCTGCGATATCTACAACCCGGATATGACTCCATTTGATGGCGATCCGCGCAACAACCTGAGAAGAATCCTTGATGAGATGAAGGAATTAGGCTTCACAGACTTCAATCTCGGACCTGAGCCGGAGTTCTTCCTGTTCAAGCTTGACCAGCAGGGCGAACCTACTCTTGAACTGAACGATAACGGAGGCTACTTCGACCTTGCGCCGACAGACCTTGGCGAAAACTGCCGCCGCGACATCGTGCTCGAGCTTGAAGAAATGGGCTTTGAAATTGAAGCTTCCCACCACGAAGTGGCTCCAGGGCAGCATGAAATCGATTTTAAATATGCTGATGCGCTGACTGCATGCGACCAGATCCAGACATTCAAGCTAGTTGTTAAAACAATCGCCCGCAAGCACGGCCTGCACGCAACATTCATGCCAAAGCCATTGTTCGGCGTAAACGGATCAGGGATGCACTGCAATATGTCCCTGTTCAATGAAGGCAAGAACTCATTCTATGATACTACTGGAAACCTTGAGCTAAGCGATACTGCCCGCCAGTTCATCGCCGGCATCATCAAGCACGCTCCGGCTTTCACAGCTGTAACGAACCCGACTGTCAACTCTTATAAGCGCCTTGTGCCCGGCTATGAAGCACCTTGCTATGTGGCATGGTCTGCAAGGAACCGTTCACCGCTTATCCGCATCCCGGCATCACGCGGCATGAGCACACGTGTTGAAGTCCGCAGCGTTGACCCGGCAGCCAACCCATACCTGGCTATGGCAGTGCTATTAAAAGCAGGGCTTGATGGAATCAAGAACAAACTGACTCCTCCTGCACCGGTAGACCGCAACATTTACGTGATGAACAAAGAAGAGCGCGTAGCAGAAGGCATTGAAGATCTTCCTGCAACACTAGCCCAGGCGCTTGACCAGCTGAAGAGCAATGAAATCATGGTTTCAGCCCTCGGGGAGCACATCTTCGAACACTTCATTGAAGCGAAGGAAATTGAGTGGGATATGTTCCGTACGCAAGTTCACCCTTGGGAGCGCGAGCAGTACCTGCAGATGTATTAA
- the yneA gene encoding cell division suppressor protein YneA yields the protein MKKLWNQYSYAIILIVLSFGAALLLTGYDRIFGEEDYIKVTVDEGDTLWGLSQQFSDKHKLSAEDFVMWVEEENGIAGSAIQAGEQIMIPVKADSHTRQLQDDLQNFAGE from the coding sequence ATGAAAAAATTGTGGAATCAATACTCATATGCTATTATACTTATCGTTTTAAGCTTTGGGGCGGCTTTGCTGCTTACCGGATACGACAGAATTTTCGGTGAAGAAGACTACATAAAGGTGACGGTTGATGAAGGAGATACATTATGGGGGCTGTCTCAGCAATTTTCGGACAAGCATAAGCTGTCTGCAGAAGACTTTGTGATGTGGGTGGAAGAGGAGAATGGAATCGCCGGCAGTGCAATCCAAGCGGGGGAGCAGATTATGATCCCGGTTAAAGCAGACAGCCATACAAGGCAGCTGCAGGATGATCTGCAGAACTTTGCGGGTGAATGA